In Sulfitobacter sp. M39, the following proteins share a genomic window:
- the murA gene encoding UDP-N-acetylglucosamine 1-carboxyvinyltransferase: MDSIVVKGGGALSGQIPIAGAKNACLTLMPATLLSEEPLTLTNAPRLSDIRTMTELLRSLGAEVTSMQDGQVLAMSCHGEINTRAEYDIVRKMRASNLVLGPLLAREGHAQVSLPGGCAIGARPMDIHTDGLALMGAEIDLRDGYLHAKAQGGALKGAVIDFPFASVGATENIMMAATLAKGTTVINNAAREPEIVDLADCLRAMGAQIEGDGTSRIEIQGVDRLHGATHRVVTDRIELGTYMLAPAMCGGEVELLGGRINLLSAFCEKLDAAGIDVTETDKGLKVARRNGMINAVNVTTEPFPGFPTDLQAQMMALLCTAEGTSVLEEKIFENRFMHAPELIRMGADIEVQGGTATVHGVKKLKGAPVMATDLRASISLILAGMAAEGETRVSRVYHLDRGYEHVVAKLRGVGANIERIKDQ, encoded by the coding sequence ATGGATTCGATTGTGGTCAAAGGCGGCGGTGCGCTGTCGGGGCAAATTCCGATTGCGGGGGCCAAGAACGCCTGTCTGACGCTTATGCCCGCGACCCTTCTGTCCGAAGAGCCGCTGACCCTGACCAACGCGCCGCGCCTGTCCGACATCCGCACCATGACCGAATTGCTGCGGTCCTTGGGGGCAGAGGTGACATCGATGCAGGACGGTCAGGTTCTGGCGATGTCGTGTCATGGCGAGATCAATACGCGCGCCGAATATGACATCGTGCGCAAGATGCGCGCGTCGAACCTTGTGCTGGGGCCGCTGCTGGCCCGCGAAGGGCACGCGCAGGTATCATTGCCCGGCGGCTGCGCGATTGGTGCGCGGCCGATGGATATTCACACCGATGGTCTGGCGCTGATGGGCGCAGAGATCGACTTGCGTGACGGTTATCTGCACGCCAAGGCGCAAGGCGGGGCATTGAAAGGTGCGGTCATCGACTTCCCCTTTGCCTCTGTCGGCGCGACCGAGAACATTATGATGGCGGCGACCTTGGCCAAGGGCACGACGGTGATCAACAACGCCGCCCGCGAGCCCGAGATCGTGGATCTCGCGGATTGTTTGCGTGCCATGGGCGCGCAGATCGAAGGCGACGGCACCAGCCGGATCGAGATTCAGGGCGTTGACCGCCTGCATGGGGCGACCCACCGTGTTGTGACCGACCGGATCGAACTTGGCACCTATATGCTTGCCCCGGCGATGTGTGGTGGCGAGGTTGAATTGCTGGGCGGGCGCATCAACCTGTTGTCGGCTTTCTGCGAAAAGCTTGACGCGGCAGGGATCGACGTGACCGAGACGGACAAGGGTCTGAAAGTTGCGCGGCGCAACGGGATGATCAACGCGGTGAATGTCACCACCGAACCTTTCCCCGGTTTTCCCACCGACCTGCAAGCCCAGATGATGGCGCTGCTGTGTACGGCGGAGGGCACCTCGGTGCTGGAAGAGAAAATCTTTGAGAACCGCTTTATGCACGCGCCCGAGCTGATCCGCATGGGGGCCGATATCGAGGTCCAAGGCGGCACCGCGACGGTGCATGGCGTCAAAAAGCTGAAAGGTGCGCCGGTGATGGCGACCGATCTGCGCGCGTCGATTTCTCTGATCCTTGCCGGTATGGCCGCCGAAGGCGAAACGCGCGTCAGCCGTGTCTACCATCTGGATCGCGGGTACGAACATGTGGTGGCTAAACTGCGCGGCGTGGGCGCAAATATTGAACGGATCAAAGACCAATGA